From the genome of Haloplasma contractile SSD-17B:
TAAAAATTGAAATACAAATAATTACGCTTTGTTTTAGGTCATTTGTGATACGGTTCATTATTATTTATTTTAATAGCTCTGTAGATTTGTTCTAATAAGATTAAACGCATTACCTGATGGGGGAATGTCATTTTAGAAAAAGATAAGAGTTCATCTGAACGTTTATAGACTTTTTCACTTAAGCCTAGAGATCCCCCTATAATGAAAGTTATTTTAGACTTACCATATGTCAACAAGTTATTTAAGTCCATAGCTAGTCTTTCACTACTTTTTTGTTTTCCTTCAATCGCAAGTGAGATTACATATTCGTCCCTTTTTATATGATTAAGAATTTTTTCTCCCTCTGCATCTTTGACTATTCCCATTTCCTTGTCACTTAACTTCTCAGGTGCTTTTTCATCTTGTAATTCTATAATGTTAAACTTACCATAAGGTGTTAATCGTTTCAGATATTCATTTATTCCTTGTTTAAGATATTTTTCTTTGAGTTTGCCTACTGTAATTAATTTAACCTTCAAAATCATCACCTGATTTCACTATATAACGTGATAGTTGATCGCACAATTCACATCTATGACTCTGCTCTGTTTCTTCTACAATAGGTAGTTTATTTAAATCCAGTACTTTTTCAATTCCTATATCTGTATGTTCTTCACACACAAAAACCTTATACATTAACATCACCTATATTTCATATATTTCCGTTGCTTTATGTTGTTCCGTGATCACGATCGAGATATCATTTTCAGATAAATCACATCTATTAATAAAATCATCTTTCATCATTTTTAATAAATCTCTATTATTAGCCTCATCACTTATATGGGCTAGAAAGATTAGTTTTGTGTTTTCCCCACGAATCCTTTCTAATACATAAAACGTATCTTCATTACATATATGACCTTCATCGCTTAATATTCTCTGTTTTAAATGCCAAGGTCTATTTGTCATCATTAAAAGTTCAACATCATGATTACATTCTAGGATATACGCATCAGCATTTTTTATTCGACTTTCTACCTCTTCACTAACATACCCAGTGTCCGTAATATAAACCACTTTTTTATCATAATTCTTTATAATAAATCCGGTTGGTTCGCTAGCATCGTGAGAGATAGGAATTGATTGAATAGATACATCATTGATTTCAGTTTTATCGTAATAATTTAAGATTTGTTTGTTTTCATGATGCATAAAGATTGTCCTTGAGGAGTCTATTGCTTCATGAGTACCCTTCGTCGTATAGACTGGTATTTGATGTCTTTTTGAGAATGTAGCCATACCTTTTGTATGATCAGCATGTTCATGCGTAATTAACAATGCGTCTAATTCTTCTACCTCTATATTTTTCTCTTTTAATTTTATTTTTAATTGCTTATAACTCAGACCAATATCAATTAATATTTTTGTATGTTCTGTCTCTACAACTGCAGCATTACCTTTACTTCCACTTGCAAGAACTGTTATCTTCATACTTACACATCCTTTACCAACTTATTTTATCATAAATCAACATTTTTTACACTATTATAGTACTGATAACGTTGGCAAATAAATGTAAGAGACTATATATCAATTATAAATACATGTTTAAAAAATGACCTCTGTTTAGAGGTCATTTTTTTAAACAATATATTCTTTCCCGCCCATATATGGTTTTAGGACTTCAGGGATTTTAATTGAACCATCTTCTTGTTGATAATTTTCAATGATTGCAGCAACTGTTCTACCTACTGCTAAACCTGAACCATTTAATGTATGTACATACTCGGGTTTACTTTTTTCTCCCCTTCTAAATTTAATATTAGCTCTTCTTGCTTGGTAATCTTCGAAATTACTACATGAAGAGATTTCTTTATATTCTCCATAAGAAGGTAACCATACTTCAATATCATATGTTTTTGCTGAAGTGAACCCTAAATCACCTGTACAGAGTTCAATAACACGATATGGTAATTCAAGTCTCTTTAGTATTGTTTCAGCATGACCTGTTAATTTTTCTAAATCGTTATATGAGTCTTCTGGTTTTGTAAACTTTACAAGTTCAACTTTATTAAATTGATGTTGACGTATAATTCCTCTAGTATCTCTTCCTGCTGACCCTGCCTCTGCTCTAAAACATGGCGAATAGGCTGTATAGTTTATTGGCAATTGATCTATTGATAATATTTCATCACGATGTAAATTAGTTATTGGTACTTCTGCAGTAGGACATAAGAAGTAATTATGATTGTTTTCTAGTTTAAAAGCATCATCCTCAAACTTAGGTAACTGTCCAGTACCAGTCATGCTATCTCTATTTACAATAGCAGGAGGTAAGACTTCAGTATAATCATGTTTTTCTGTATGGGTGTCTAACATAAAAGAAATCAATGACCTTTCTAATCTTGCACCCAATTTTTTATAAACAGCAAACCTTGATCCAGTTATTTTACCAGCGCGCTCAAAGTCAATAATGTCAAGTTCAGTTACCAAGTCCCAGTGCGGTTTTGCTTTAAAGTCGAATTCAGTAGGTTTACCATACTCTCTTATAACAACATTGTCATCTTCTGATGTTCCACGTGGAACATTGTCATATGGTGTATTAGGAATGTGTAGAAGTAAATCTTGTATTTTTAAGTCATATTCTTTTAATTTTTCATCTAAATCTTTAATTTTATCATTAGATGTGTTCACTTTTTCCAGAATTGGTTTTACATCTTTGCCTTCTCTTTTATATTGACCAATCATTTTTGAAGTGTTATTTCGATCAGCTTTCAGCTTTTCTACCTCTATTATTACTTCTCTACGCTTTTCATCAAGTTCAATAATCTGATCTAACTCAGAAAACTCGCCACCTCTGGTTTGTAAAAGTTCTTTAACTGATTTAAAGTGTTCTCTAATTTGTTTTAAGTCAAGCATTATTATTACCTCCAATTTTATAATAGTATTAATAAATCATTCTTCGAAAAAATATTTAAGCAAATAAAAAAACCCATCCCTTAGATAAGGGACGAGTT
Proteins encoded in this window:
- the serS gene encoding serine--tRNA ligase, with translation MLDLKQIREHFKSVKELLQTRGGEFSELDQIIELDEKRREVIIEVEKLKADRNNTSKMIGQYKREGKDVKPILEKVNTSNDKIKDLDEKLKEYDLKIQDLLLHIPNTPYDNVPRGTSEDDNVVIREYGKPTEFDFKAKPHWDLVTELDIIDFERAGKITGSRFAVYKKLGARLERSLISFMLDTHTEKHDYTEVLPPAIVNRDSMTGTGQLPKFEDDAFKLENNHNYFLCPTAEVPITNLHRDEILSIDQLPINYTAYSPCFRAEAGSAGRDTRGIIRQHQFNKVELVKFTKPEDSYNDLEKLTGHAETILKRLELPYRVIELCTGDLGFTSAKTYDIEVWLPSYGEYKEISSCSNFEDYQARRANIKFRRGEKSKPEYVHTLNGSGLAVGRTVAAIIENYQQEDGSIKIPEVLKPYMGGKEYIV
- a CDS encoding CxxH/CxxC protein, which codes for MYKVFVCEEHTDIGIEKVLDLNKLPIVEETEQSHRCELCDQLSRYIVKSGDDFEG
- the rlmH gene encoding 23S rRNA (pseudouridine(1915)-N(3))-methyltransferase RlmH, with the translated sequence MKVKLITVGKLKEKYLKQGINEYLKRLTPYGKFNIIELQDEKAPEKLSDKEMGIVKDAEGEKILNHIKRDEYVISLAIEGKQKSSERLAMDLNNLLTYGKSKITFIIGGSLGLSEKVYKRSDELLSFSKMTFPHQVMRLILLEQIYRAIKINNNEPYHK
- a CDS encoding MBL fold metallo-hydrolase, with translation MKITVLASGSKGNAAVVETEHTKILIDIGLSYKQLKIKLKEKNIEVEELDALLITHEHADHTKGMATFSKRHQIPVYTTKGTHEAIDSSRTIFMHHENKQILNYYDKTEINDVSIQSIPISHDASEPTGFIIKNYDKKVVYITDTGYVSEEVESRIKNADAYILECNHDVELLMMTNRPWHLKQRILSDEGHICNEDTFYVLERIRGENTKLIFLAHISDEANNRDLLKMMKDDFINRCDLSENDISIVITEQHKATEIYEI